From one Bradyrhizobium sp. Ash2021 genomic stretch:
- a CDS encoding XRE family transcriptional regulator — protein sequence MLGLKQPDVSALVTGRVGKFSIDRLVRCLDRLDYKVDVVVRHKPRRGSSRAIAA from the coding sequence TTGCTTGGGCTCAAGCAGCCGGACGTTTCCGCGCTTGTCACCGGTCGCGTCGGCAAATTCTCGATCGATCGGTTGGTTCGATGCCTGGATCGATTGGACTACAAAGTAGACGTCGTCGTGCGCCACAAGCCGCGCCGCGGCTCTTCGCGGGCGATAGCGGCTTAG
- the flgA gene encoding flagellar basal body P-ring formation chaperone FlgA, which produces MIARSLLLAAALLAASAIAAAAQTRDEIIATPVLRASVTVSGDIVRIGDIIDNAGSAAQIAIYRAPDLGTTGALPVSQVLSALRAHQVIGVDTRDLKEISVTRLARTLEGKDIESQVAHALERKNGLGDASNLSLTFDRDPGDIRLDAANTGSLQATSVRYEPRSSRFDVTLEISNETGAAPTKLRFTGTAIETVEAAVLARNVESKEVLKSSDVVVERRPKAEVGVDAATRDRAVGMQARRQLRTGQALRVADLARPDLVQRDQNVTLIYETPGIYITVRGKAMENGTEGDVVSVTNLQSRRTVSGAVTGRGQVTISVATPRPAPVSDATSSKLGAAEPAAPAPVAVANVSSVAPKAE; this is translated from the coding sequence ATGATCGCCCGCTCGCTCCTCCTCGCAGCCGCCCTGCTCGCAGCCTCGGCAATCGCGGCCGCAGCCCAGACCCGCGACGAAATCATCGCAACCCCGGTGCTGCGCGCCAGCGTCACGGTGTCGGGCGATATCGTACGGATCGGCGACATCATCGACAATGCCGGCAGCGCCGCGCAGATCGCGATCTATCGCGCGCCCGATCTCGGCACGACCGGCGCGCTGCCGGTCTCGCAGGTGCTCTCCGCATTGCGGGCGCATCAGGTGATCGGCGTCGACACGCGGGATCTCAAGGAGATTTCGGTGACGCGGCTGGCCCGCACGCTCGAGGGCAAGGACATCGAGAGCCAGGTCGCGCATGCGCTGGAACGCAAGAACGGCCTCGGCGACGCCTCCAATCTGAGCCTGACCTTCGATCGCGATCCCGGCGATATCCGCCTCGACGCCGCCAATACCGGCAGCCTGCAGGCGACCTCGGTGCGCTACGAGCCGCGCAGCAGCCGCTTCGACGTCACGCTCGAAATATCGAACGAGACCGGTGCCGCGCCGACCAAGCTGCGCTTTACCGGCACCGCGATCGAGACCGTGGAAGCCGCGGTGCTGGCGCGCAATGTCGAGTCCAAGGAAGTGCTGAAATCCTCCGACGTGGTGGTCGAGCGCAGGCCGAAAGCCGAAGTCGGCGTTGACGCTGCAACCCGCGACCGCGCCGTCGGCATGCAGGCACGCCGCCAGCTTCGCACCGGCCAGGCGTTGCGCGTCGCCGATCTCGCCAGGCCCGATCTGGTGCAGCGCGACCAGAACGTCACGCTGATCTATGAAACACCCGGGATTTATATCACCGTTCGCGGCAAGGCCATGGAGAACGGCACCGAGGGCGACGTCGTCAGCGTCACGAACCTGCAATCCAGGCGCACCGTATCCGGCGCCGTCACCGGCCGCGGCCAGGTCACGATTTCGGTCGCCACCCCGCGCCCCGCGCCGGTCAGCGATGCCACCTCATCAAAGCTCGGCGCCGCCGAGCCTGCCGCCCCCGCCCCTGTCGCCGTCGCCAATGTCAGTTCAGTCGCTCCAAAAGCCGAGTAA
- the flgH gene encoding flagellar basal body L-ring protein FlgH yields MSASRINRIVLSGALLALGTFASGCSAIDRLSQIGETPKLTAIENPTTQPGYKPVQMPMPKPEQASYNANSLWRNGSRAFFKDQRAARIGDLLTVTVNFTDKANIANESQRSRASKEDSGIDDFIGAKTLGVQAQKVLPGRILTTDSSSTYDGKGSVNRQENLQTNVAAVVTQILPNGNLVVEGKQEIRVNYEIRELIVAGVVRPEDIQSDNTIDSSKIAQARIAYGGRGQISDFQQPRYGQQVTDILLPF; encoded by the coding sequence ATGTCAGCCTCCCGTATTAACCGCATCGTCCTGTCCGGCGCCTTGCTGGCGCTCGGCACCTTCGCCAGCGGTTGTTCCGCGATCGACCGTCTCTCCCAGATCGGCGAGACGCCGAAGCTGACGGCGATCGAAAATCCGACCACGCAGCCCGGCTACAAGCCGGTGCAGATGCCGATGCCGAAGCCGGAGCAGGCTTCATATAACGCGAACTCGTTGTGGCGAAACGGCTCCAGAGCCTTCTTCAAGGACCAGCGCGCGGCGCGAATCGGCGATCTCCTCACCGTGACAGTGAATTTTACCGACAAGGCCAATATCGCCAACGAGAGCCAGCGCAGCCGGGCCTCAAAGGAAGATTCCGGGATCGACGACTTCATCGGCGCGAAGACACTCGGCGTACAGGCGCAAAAGGTGTTGCCAGGCCGCATATTGACCACCGATTCCAGTTCCACCTACGACGGCAAGGGCTCGGTCAACCGCCAGGAAAATCTGCAGACCAACGTCGCCGCAGTCGTTACCCAGATTTTGCCGAACGGCAATCTCGTGGTCGAGGGCAAGCAGGAGATCCGCGTCAACTACGAAATCCGCGAATTGATCGTGGCCGGTGTCGTGCGTCCAGAGGACATCCAGAGCGACAATACCATCGATTCGAGCAAGATCGCGCAGGCCCGCATCGCCTATGGCGGCCGCGGCCAGATCTCCGACTTCCAGCAGCCACGTTACGGCCAGCAAGTGACCGACATTCTGCTGCCGTTCTAG